GTCGTCGGCGAGGATGGCGATCTCGGTCGGCCCGGCCTCGGCGTCGATGCCGACCACGCCGCGCAGCAGCCGCTTGGCGGCGGTCACCCAGATGTTGCCGGGGCCGGTGATCAGGTCGACGGGGTCGCACCGCAGCTCGCCCGCCGGGTCGACCGCCGCGCCGTAGGCCAGCATCGCCACCGCCTGGGCTCCACCCACGGCGTACACCTCGTCGACGCCGAGCAGCGCGCACGCGGCGAGCACCCGCGGGTCGGGCAGGCCGCCGTTGTCCTTCTGCGGTGGGCTGACCACCACCAGCGACCGCACCCCGGCCGCCTGGGCGGGAACCACGTTCATCACCACGGTCGACGGGTACATCGCCAGGCCGCCGGGCACGTAGAGACCGACCCGGTCGACCGGCAACCACCGCTCGGTGACCGTGCCGCCGGGCACCACCTGCGTGGTGTGGTCGGTGCGACGCTGGTCGTCGTGCACCCGACGGGCCCGGGTGATCGACTCCAGGAGCGCGGCGCGCACATTCGGGTCGAGCACCCCCTCGGCCTCGGCGATCGCCTCGACCGGCACCCGTAACACCTCCGGGGAGATACCGTCGAACCGCTCGCTGGCCTCCCGGATCGCCGGGTACCCATGCTCGCGGACCGCCTCCACCAGAGGCCGGATCCGCTCGACGGCCACCGAGACGTCGAGCTGGGCACGGGGCAGCAGGCGGCGCGGGTCACCCAGACCGTTGCGCAGGTCGATCCGATTCAGCACCCTTACGAGTCTAGGCGGCCGGCCCGAGTCCACCCGAGCCGCCCGTCCGCCGCCACGGTGAGCCGGGCCACGCCCACCGGGGCGAGATTGGTTAGGCTCGACCATGTGACCGCACGGCTGCCGGTGTTCCCGCTCGCAACAGTGCTCTTCCCCGGGTTGGTGCTGCCGCTGCACATCTTCGAGGAGCGCTACCGGGCGCTGGTCCGACACCTGGTCGACCTGCCCGAGGGCGCTCCGCGTGAGTTCGGCGTGGTGGCCATCCAGTCCGGCTGGGAGGTCGCGTCCGCCGGTCCCGGCGCCCGTGCGACGCCGAGCGTGGGCGAGGTCACCCTGCACGAGGTGGGCTGCACCGCCGAGCTTCGCCAGGTGACCGAGCTGGCCGATGGTGGCTTCGACATCGTCACGGTCGGCCGGCGCCGTTTCCGGATCGCCGATGTCGACGACAGCGCCACGCCCTACCTGACCGCCGAGGTCGAGTGGCTGCCCGAGCCAACCGGGCCGGACGAGGTGGCCGAGCTGCTGGCCGCCCGGGTGATCGCGGTGTTCCGGCAATACCTCGGCCTGATCCGGTCCGACCCGGAGGAGCTCTCCGAGCAACTACCGGAGGACCCGACCGTGCTCTCCCACCTGGTGGCGGCGACCGCGGCGCTCACCGTCGACGACCGACAGCGGCTGCTGGCGATCGACGACACCGCCTCCCGGCTCCGCGCCGAGCTGCGGCTGCTCAACCGCGAGGCGGCTCTGCTGCGTCAGGTGCGGGCGGTTCCGGTGCCGCTGGCGGAGCTGGCGTCTCCGCCGACACCCAACTGAAGCCCGGCGGGTCGGGCTCCGGGCGCAGCCCTGGCCACCGCGACCAGCCGGCCAGCAGGGTGTACATGATCGCGGCGCCGAACGCCGGGAGCAGCAGGTTGCCGTGCGGCACCGGCAGCACGCCGAGCAGCCAGTCGACCCCACCGGCCCGCAGGTCGGCGGGTTTGGTGAAGGCCTGCCCGGCCGGGGCGGTGGCCAGCAGCCGGTCGAA
The window above is part of the Micromonospora sp. LH3U1 genome. Proteins encoded here:
- the hisD gene encoding histidinol dehydrogenase; translation: MLNRIDLRNGLGDPRRLLPRAQLDVSVAVERIRPLVEAVREHGYPAIREASERFDGISPEVLRVPVEAIAEAEGVLDPNVRAALLESITRARRVHDDQRRTDHTTQVVPGGTVTERWLPVDRVGLYVPGGLAMYPSTVVMNVVPAQAAGVRSLVVVSPPQKDNGGLPDPRVLAACALLGVDEVYAVGGAQAVAMLAYGAAVDPAGELRCDPVDLITGPGNIWVTAAKRLLRGVVGIDAEAGPTEIAILADDTADPAHVAADLISQAEHDPLAASVLVTPSLALVESVERELARQVPATKHTERVTTALTGEQSGVVLVDDLEAGLRVVDAYAAEHLEIQTVDAREWALRVRNAGAIFVGAWSPVSLGDYCAGSNHVLPTGGCARHSSGLSVQSFLRGVHLIEYTEAALRDVAPHVVTLANVEDLPAHGQAVQARFPGGPA
- a CDS encoding LON peptidase substrate-binding domain-containing protein, whose amino-acid sequence is MTARLPVFPLATVLFPGLVLPLHIFEERYRALVRHLVDLPEGAPREFGVVAIQSGWEVASAGPGARATPSVGEVTLHEVGCTAELRQVTELADGGFDIVTVGRRRFRIADVDDSATPYLTAEVEWLPEPTGPDEVAELLAARVIAVFRQYLGLIRSDPEELSEQLPEDPTVLSHLVAATAALTVDDRQRLLAIDDTASRLRAELRLLNREAALLRQVRAVPVPLAELASPPTPN